The following proteins are encoded in a genomic region of Fibrobacter succinogenes:
- a CDS encoding Smr/MutS family protein, with product MPLNADEEFQLEWIKNHPMQDKDELAEIQAEAEAEARPQRATRGKKMRRNPAAWELPNPEDEIDLHGFTSEEAAEAVERRIDDLLIAGLSVLRVIHGGGNPEYGNVKRIIDRKVRSEWKNRVVFYKVEPDNAGSSIMKIGKPHPQPAKKKK from the coding sequence ATGCCTTTAAATGCAGATGAAGAATTTCAATTAGAGTGGATCAAGAACCACCCCATGCAAGACAAAGATGAACTTGCCGAAATCCAGGCGGAAGCCGAAGCCGAGGCGAGACCCCAGCGTGCCACCCGTGGCAAGAAAATGCGCCGCAACCCCGCCGCTTGGGAACTCCCGAACCCCGAAGATGAAATCGACCTTCACGGATTCACCTCCGAAGAAGCCGCTGAAGCCGTTGAGCGCCGCATCGACGATTTGCTCATCGCAGGTCTCAGCGTTTTGCGCGTCATTCATGGCGGTGGCAACCCGGAATACGGAAACGTCAAGCGCATCATCGACCGCAAAGTCCGTTCTGAATGGAAAAATAGAGTCGTATTTTACAAAGTTGAACCCGACAACGCCGGCTCTAGCATTATGAAAATCGGCAAACCGCACCCGCAACCCGCAAA